From the genome of Variovorax sp. RA8, one region includes:
- a CDS encoding GNAT family N-acetyltransferase, whose product MHDFDGAIATAAGCRIRAAARHEATPIASIRMAAYSQYRKSVQPAVFEAYLDDLRHVEKPGDGTQLLVAEWQGRVVGSVVFYPDAGLEGLGLPKGWAGFRKLAVHPDARGRGLGRRLARHCVERAHELGALTLGIHSSSFMTAACKLYHRMGFIRCPEHDLRATAILGLAPVEDDVALIAFRMNLRGR is encoded by the coding sequence ATGCACGACTTCGATGGGGCCATTGCCACGGCCGCGGGCTGCCGCATCCGCGCCGCCGCGCGCCACGAGGCCACGCCGATCGCATCGATCCGCATGGCCGCCTATTCCCAGTACAGAAAAAGCGTGCAGCCGGCCGTCTTCGAGGCCTACCTCGACGACCTGCGCCATGTCGAGAAGCCGGGGGACGGCACGCAGCTGCTGGTTGCCGAATGGCAGGGCCGGGTGGTCGGCAGCGTGGTGTTCTACCCCGACGCGGGCCTGGAGGGCCTGGGCCTGCCCAAGGGCTGGGCCGGCTTCCGCAAGCTCGCGGTGCACCCGGACGCCCGCGGCCGCGGGCTCGGGCGCCGGCTCGCGCGGCACTGCGTGGAACGCGCGCACGAGCTCGGCGCACTGACACTGGGCATCCACAGCTCGTCGTTCATGACGGCGGCGTGCAAGCTGTACCACCGCATGGGCTTCATCCGCTGCCCCGAACATGACCTGCGTGCCACGGCCATCCTTGGGTTGGCGCCTGTGGAAGACGACGTGGCGTTGATTGCGTTTCGGATGAACCTGCGCGGGCGCTGA